In Dehalococcoidales bacterium, the following proteins share a genomic window:
- the lexA gene encoding transcriptional repressor LexA, whose amino-acid sequence MKKLSDKQRRIIRFIDKFLDERGYPPSIRDIQGGCAISSTSVVDYNLNILEDRGYLSRHADVSRGIKLLNKTPSADSLVTVPVIGIIAAGAPIPVPAPDTWDVAAVSETMGVPAGLTRGREDVYALRVKGQSMIDALINDGDIVLLQFVSAVENGEMAAVWLKSEKEATLKKVFVEPERIRLQPANSQMRPFYTDLDNVEIQGRVIAVVRQVG is encoded by the coding sequence ATGAAAAAACTATCGGATAAACAGCGGCGCATCATCAGGTTTATTGACAAGTTCCTGGATGAAAGGGGCTACCCGCCGTCCATCCGGGACATTCAGGGGGGCTGCGCCATCAGCTCCACCTCGGTGGTGGACTATAACCTCAATATCCTGGAAGACCGCGGCTACTTAAGCCGCCACGCGGATGTCTCCCGGGGCATTAAGCTGCTCAATAAAACGCCGTCGGCGGACTCCCTGGTAACGGTGCCGGTCATCGGCATCATCGCCGCCGGCGCGCCTATACCCGTCCCCGCCCCGGACACCTGGGACGTCGCCGCCGTCTCGGAAACGATGGGCGTCCCCGCCGGTTTGACCCGCGGCCGCGAGGATGTTTACGCCCTGCGCGTTAAGGGCCAGTCCATGATTGACGCCCTGATTAATGACGGCGATATCGTTCTCTTGCAGTTTGTCAGCGCCGTGGAAAACGGTGAGATGGCCGCCGTCTGGCTCAAATCGGAAAAAGAAGCCACCCTCAAAAAGGTCTTTGTCGAGCCGGAAAGAATCCGCCTCCAGCCGGCCAACAGCCAGATGCGCCCCTTTTATACCGACCTTGATAACGTGGAAATCCAGGGCCGGGTCATCGCCGTCGTCCGCCAGGTTGGCTAA
- the purF gene encoding amidophosphoribosyltransferase translates to MHESCGVFGVFSPKEDVARLTFFGLFALQHRGQESAGIATADGKIIRVFTGMGRVSNVFNEESLQKLTGLMAIGHNRYSTTGSSKVDNAQPLVVGHGNDTIAVANNGNIVNATYLYRELADAGYTFHSTSDTEVIGNLILSSPGKNWVERIRYAMRRLQGAYSLMLLTPRELYIVRDPLGVRPLCLGKVDGGWAVASESCALDHIGAEFIREIQPDEIVLINENGVQSYPGDSVKRGLCIFEYIYFARPDSVINGKLLYPARQAMGAELAREYPVDADIVMGVPDSATAAGTGYARESGIPVVEGLIKNRYVGRTFIEPEQRMRDMGVKLKFNPLPQVLDGERLVVVDDSIVRGTTTPSVIRLLRKAGAKEVHMRICAPPIRHPCFLGVDMATRRELIAAQKSVPEICKFIGADSLGYLSIDGLIKAIGLPREKFCLACFTGEYPIDVQLEMDKLALETLSNQKPVEACDAIEDA, encoded by the coding sequence TTGCACGAGTCTTGCGGCGTTTTTGGCGTCTTTTCCCCGAAAGAGGATGTAGCCCGCCTTACCTTTTTTGGACTTTTCGCCCTCCAGCACCGCGGCCAGGAAAGCGCCGGTATCGCTACCGCGGATGGCAAAATCATCCGGGTCTTCACCGGCATGGGACGGGTATCCAATGTCTTCAATGAAGAGTCCCTCCAGAAACTCACCGGCCTTATGGCCATCGGGCATAACCGCTATTCCACCACCGGTTCCAGCAAGGTGGACAACGCCCAGCCTTTGGTGGTGGGTCATGGAAACGACACTATCGCCGTCGCCAATAACGGCAACATCGTCAACGCTACCTACCTCTACCGTGAGCTGGCTGATGCCGGCTACACCTTTCACAGCACCTCGGATACTGAGGTAATCGGCAATCTCATATTATCTTCTCCCGGTAAAAACTGGGTGGAAAGAATCCGGTACGCTATGCGTCGCCTCCAGGGCGCTTATTCGCTGATGTTGCTGACCCCCCGGGAGTTATACATCGTCCGCGACCCCCTGGGTGTCCGGCCGCTTTGCCTGGGGAAGGTGGACGGTGGCTGGGCGGTCGCTTCTGAATCATGCGCCCTCGACCATATCGGCGCGGAGTTCATCCGTGAAATTCAGCCCGATGAAATCGTCTTAATCAACGAAAACGGCGTCCAGAGCTACCCCGGGGACTCCGTTAAAAGAGGGCTGTGCATTTTCGAATATATTTACTTCGCCCGGCCGGACAGCGTGATAAACGGCAAGCTGCTTTACCCCGCCCGGCAGGCTATGGGTGCGGAGCTGGCCCGGGAATATCCCGTGGACGCGGACATTGTCATGGGCGTGCCGGATTCCGCCACCGCCGCCGGTACCGGCTATGCCCGCGAGTCCGGTATCCCGGTAGTGGAGGGCCTGATTAAAAACCGCTATGTGGGTCGTACCTTCATCGAGCCGGAGCAGCGCATGCGGGACATGGGCGTTAAGCTTAAGTTCAATCCGCTGCCGCAGGTGCTGGACGGCGAGCGCCTGGTCGTGGTCGACGATAGCATCGTTCGCGGCACGACCACCCCCAGCGTGATTCGCCTCCTCCGCAAGGCCGGCGCTAAAGAGGTCCACATGCGCATTTGTGCCCCGCCCATCCGTCACCCCTGTTTCTTGGGCGTGGACATGGCCACCCGCCGGGAGCTCATCGCCGCCCAGAAAAGCGTGCCGGAAATCTGCAAATTCATCGGGGCGGACTCCCTCGGCTATCTGAGCATTGACGGCCTGATTAAAGCGATAGGCCTGCCCCGGGAGAAATTCTGCCTGGCCTGCTTCACCGGCGAATACCCCATCGACGTACAGCTGGAAATGGATAAGCTGGCGCTGGAAACGTTGAGTAACCAAAAACCGGTTGAAGCCTGTGACGCTATAGAAGACGCCTAG